A segment of the Populus nigra chromosome 12, ddPopNigr1.1, whole genome shotgun sequence genome:
GGTGCGGAAAGTGCTGGTATACCCGATGGTGTTCAGAAGCTGGAAATAAGCATTCAAGAGCAGAGAAACAGTGATCATACTTCTGGAGGTGCAGATGGAGAAAATGattacaaagaagaaaaatctaggaaaagaaaatccagaaaaagaaataagaaagggAATCAGAATGATGGTGATGCTgtccaaaacaaaaatgctgAGAAATTGGGGTGCTGTAACCACCACATCAGCGAACTACAAAGTTGCATTCTTCAGGAGCAGAGCGGAGGGGATGTTCATGCAGGTGGAGATGTGGCATTGGAGTTGAAAACAGAGGTGGAATccaagaaaaggagaaagatcgaAGCTGATGGCTTCCTAATTAACAATGTTGAAAAATTGGAGAGTTGTTCTCCCATGGAACAAAGAGGAGGTGACAGTAAACTCACAAATGCTGATGGATTGGACGCAACCAGTAACCCTGTCCCAAATAACAATCATCAGGAATTGGAGGATGGGGCATTGGAATTGAAAAAGGAGTTgaaatccaagaaaaagaaacgaAGATCtaggaaaaggagaaagattGAAGCTGATGGCGTCTTAATTAACAATGTTGAAAAATTGGGGAGTTCTCCCATGGAACAAAGAGGAGGTGACAGTAAACTCACAAATGCTGATGGATTGGACGCAACCAGTAACCCTGTCCCAAATAACAATCATCAGGAATTGGAGGATGGGGGATTGGAATTGAAAAAGGAGTTgaaatccaagaaaaagaaacgaagatctaagaaaaggagaaagattgAAGCTGATGGCGTCTTAATTAACAATGTTGAAAAATTGGGGAGTTCTCCCATGGAACAAAGAGGAGGTGACAGTAAACTCACAAATGCTGATGGATTGGACGCAACCAGTAACCCTGTCCCAAATAACAATCATCAGGAATTGGAGGATGGGGCATTGGAATTGAAAAAGGAGTTgaaatccaagaaaaagaaacgaAGATCTAAGAAAAGCAGAAAGATTGAAGCTGATGGCGTCTTAATTAACAATGTTGAAAAATTGGGGAGTTCTCCCATGGAACAAAGAGGAGGTGACAGTAAACTCACAAATGCTGATGGATTGGACCCAACCAGATGCCCTGTCCCTGATAAAATCAATCAGGAATTGGAGGGTTCTGGTCTTCAGGAACAGATAGAACACTTTGACCATTCAGGTGCAAATGAGGTGGAAATAAAACCAGAAGTCAAATCCAAAAGGAAGAAACGGAGGTCTAAGAAAAAGCGGCAGATAGAGCTTATTGTCCCACCTAATGATCCTCCAAATTCGCAGTCTGGTCTTCCTGGAAAACAGGGAACTTTTGACAGCAACCATATAGGTGTGGGTGGGTTGGAAATGAAAACAGAAGTCTAACCCAGGAAGAGGAAATGCAGACCAGAAAATAGGGAGACAGAGCAGGTGATATTGTCTCAAATTATGGCGTTGAGAACTTGGATCGTCTTTTTCTTGGTAAACAAGGAAGAGATGGTGATCATGGAGGTGCAGGTGTGGTGCCCCAAATATTACTTTCTGTAATTGAACAGTATTGTTCCGAGGAACAGGTCGGAGAAATTGAGATATTCGATTTTGCGTCTTCATGGCAAGGCAAACCTCTGTAGGCTTTGAAGGAAATAAAGAAGAGAAGGGTGGCCTCATTTCAAAGTTGCAACATTAATATCTCGTTCAAATTATATCTACAACTTTGTTGTTCAAAGTAGCCTTGTAATTCTTTGAGAGAGTCcttgcaattgttttttaaaatattttttatttaaaaatacattaaacaaGTAAGCTCTCTAGTGATTTTCCTGCATGCTTCGAAGACCTCAGGAGTCTCGAAGCGTGTCATTTGCTAAGTCAAAAGGTTTAGAGAAGAAACCCCTTGTTCTAAAACTAGATTTGAACAACCCATTAAAAGCAGAGGAGCACCCAACCATTTGTAACTTATCTTCGACATCTCGACAGGACAAGCAAGGCAACAACCATTGAAACAGCGTGCAAATACCTGCACAGGAATGGAAAGTTGAAACAGTCTTGAATCTTTTTCTACCATAGCAACAGCAGGGTGGTGATGCTGAAGCAGTGCTGCTAGATTTGATGTTGTGGGAGCTAAGAACTTGGGTGGGCTGAAGGAGTACTGGGATGTGCTAAGGTTGTCCCCATCCACATCTCCCTGATTATATTACTTcattactttaattttattacaaaatatttttatatcagttttttatattaaaaatattcatttgaatCTAAGAAGAGATAgactatttatattaaattaaaatatccatCAATCAGTATGAGAGTTGACATTCTTTAAGAATCCAGTCAACAAATGTGggtgctttgtttgtttttttaatgatcaattGGCATCAAGGAGTTATCCACTCCTCCAATATTCTATTGGCAGGACGAAGTTTCGCGTTCAACTACACGGATTCATCAAAAGAATTCTGTGTCCCCTTCGTCAAAGATGAGATTCAGCACATGCCTTCTACCGCGTGTTTGCTTGCTTCCCTTGCTATATAATCCGAGCCATTTTCTCGTCACTCTAAGCTCGCACACCACCCTCAGCACAGCAACCAAATGGCGATGCCAAAGCTAGAAGcccctcttctcttcctctccttcttcttcttcttcttcttggctCTTACCCCCTCTCGAGCTGAAACTTTTGGGCCACCGCTTGTCAGCCCTATCCAGAAAGATGCTTCTACTCTTCAATACATCATCACAGCATACCTACAAAGCCCTCAGGAAACAAAATTACTCCTGGACCTTGGAGCTAGTTACATCTGGATTAACTGTGATGACTACAATTCCTCCTCGTACAGACACATCCCATGCACCACCTTGCTGGATGAATTTGTCGGCTGCTTTGCTTGCTTGATGAACTGCAGAGACTCCAATCCCAATTGTGGTGACAGCGTTTGCGTATTGAAACCAGAGAACCCCTTCCAGCCCAGCTTTTCTGGAAACGAGCAGTATGCCCCCGCCCTTGTAGACTATTTCTCTATGCTCACCTTAGATAATACAGGGTCCATTGGAGGACCTTCCTCCTCTTCTCCGTTCACATTTATCTTCTCCTGTGGTTATAAGGAAAATCTCGAGGGCCTGGCAAGAGGTGTCACAGGCTCGGCAGGGCTCGGACGTTCAAGCATTTCAATCCCAGTACAGGCTAGTGCAATCTTCCACTATCCCCGTTATTTTGCACTTTGTTTGTCGGGCTCCAAAACTCGGCCGGGAGCGGCTTTTATCGGCACCAAAGGGCCTTACAAGTTCGGACGTAGAATTGATCTCTCAAAACCACTTGCTTATACACCACTCCTTTTGAACCCTGTTGGAAAATACTCCTATCCTGATCTGAAAAAACCCTCGAGTGAATATTTCATAGGGGTGACTTCGATCAAAGTTAATGGAAAGGCGGTGGCTTTGAATCAATCACTCTTGGCCATTGACAGTGGTAATGGTTCTGGTGGGACAAAGCTCAGCACTGTTGTTCCGTACACACAATTAGAGACCTCTATTTACAAGGCTGTTACCGAGGCATTCGTGAAGGCAGCAGCTTCTTCTCCTTTCAATCTTACAACAACAAAACCAGTTCAGCCATTCAGTGTGTGCTACCCAGCCAGTAATGTAAGGAGTACGCGTGCCGGACCGACCGTGCCAGCCATTGATCTTGTAATGCACAGGAATGACGTGGTTTGGAAGATCTTAGGATCGAATTCCATGGTCAGGGTTGGTGCTGATGTGTGGTGCTTGGGTTTTGTGGATGCCGGGGTCAGACCAAAAACATCAGTTTTTGCCGGCGATCCATCGATAGTAATCGGTGGTCATCAAATGGAGGATAATTTCCTGCAGTTTGATTTGGAGTCCATGAGATTAGGATTTAGCTCCTCAGTTCTGTCCAGAGGAACCAGTTGTGCCAGCTTTAGATTTGCTGCCAAGACGGGCTGAAAGGTCGACACCAGCATGTGCTCCTCTTCGATTTTTTCTACTTAATTATGTATGAAAAAGCCAGGAGTAAAGGCAGAATAATACTTCCGATCCGCAACTTTGTTCGGAAACTTGTGCAGCTTCATGTTCATCACTCAGTTTCCTTcgtcccctttttttttcaacgatGGCTCTCGAGAGAACGAAAAGGCCCCACTcacataacataataaaaaattgagactCGAACTAAAACAATgggaaaaacaataattattaattaacaatgACAGTGTGAAAGTGACGATCTGATAATAACTACCAAAGAAGTCAAGTCAAGATTATGAATTTCACATGATTTGAagctatttataatatttttaacagaGCTTCGTTCCAGTGCACGTATTAGAATCttttctccctctcttttttctttgctaCTTCGGCCCTTTTGCCAACTTTGTCTagtcttctcttctctctttctttgttagCCCGAATTAAAGAAACGATGCGGTATGCTTAGAACCATGAAAAGCTTGAAAAATTGTAGAAATCTCGCAAAGatgcatttattattatttcagatTTCTCCGATATATCTCATAAACTTCAAGgttaaaattgggttatgattgTTAGTGTATATTCTTTATAGTTAATcggttaattatatataatattgactttgttcatgtaaatatatttaatttattcataaaaatttatttatttttaatatttgattaatgaatttagaataaaataaagattttggaataaaaatattttacaaacaatattataaaatttctatAGGATTTCTTTTGCATTAAATTATCGTTTCTAAATATTCCTAgtcaatattatattaaaactagatatttctaaaattttatttcttctaacttatttttttctaaagtgTAATAAAACCTGTTGTTTAAAACTATTTGATCCATTTAAAGTGTAACAAAATTTCCTATACTAGTAGGGTAGATTAATCTGTTCATttctaaaattcatttaaaaaaaaattaaaaccatgttgtttaaaacaaaaatcaaattaagttTTGACTATATCAcagattataataaattatcggATTAACTCTCTTAACCAACCCAAGTTTAATATCACAaagtaaaaacacaaaaataagatAGGGTTACtcaggcaccgtttgggaacgtggCTGCGGcggcgttcctaaaaaatttgaaatttttttttgttaaaatttaatatggtttgtacgttttgaatcgttttgatgtgctgatgttaaaaatgatttttaaaaaataaaaaaacatcgttggcatgtattttggcatgaaaagttatttaaaaagtaccCGCAACCACACAGCCAAACACGTTCTTACAACGGTGGGAATTTGAAACGCTACAGTACTCAAAGATTtgtattttaacaaataaaattaaaatatattttctactgCCAGCTGTCTCACTATCTTCCAACTAACCCCTCCATGCCATGCTGGAATTTTCGgttcttttcctcttttaatCCTTGTAAACTTTGCAAAATCCAGATTAAGTCCATGCTCCTTATTTTGTAGCTGAATTTTAGCTAAAGAGTCATTTTAACATATATGATCACATCCATGccttttaaaatagaaaatcatgaatatctttatattattcaaattatATGTGAGATGAATATCCAAGTGTatgttattttatgttgttgattgctttaaattatgttaatgaattttctaattatttaataacactttagaaataattattttattataatatgaataaaaaataataaaaagaaaatgcatacacttaaagaaataataaaattttaatcaatgtatattaattaaaacaatactaCCTTGTTTGgctaatattttcattttattcatcCCATAATATTCAACCAAATGCCGAGACATGTTTGTCGTATCTATCaacattattctttatttttttcattgttgttcaaataaaagttcttcttgcataataataatcatgtaaCATTCTATCTTTGCCTTTTCATGTTTTGGCtttgttttctcttcctttagctcaatgatttttcaaaaaaattcatctttttatgttcatttttattttatgttctttatAATCCTTTAAAATCAATCCAACATAAGAATTTGTGCGTCCATTattctttttagcttttttatttacCACCTTTCTACTTATTAATCTCTCCATATTGTTGTTCTCACCAAATATAACACTATCAtcatttaaattgattgaacCTCGAATAAGAGGAGAATGAGTTGTGGGAGTtgtatttctaacatttttttactttttttttgaattttcaatcaTCCATTTAGGTTGCCTCTTTAATTGTTCCAAACAATGTTGAAATAAGAATGGATaatcttgaatttcttttaaatgcaaTCTTTTTCTTCActaacctaatattaaattaagacACATTGGAATGcatagcttaaaaaaaatataaattaaatgaatttaaatatgtgggttttatataaacaatacaTTTTCTTCATAGGTAAAccactttgatttttatttgggtaTAATGTGAACAAAACTTATTGACAATGGTAAACGAACAAATAAGGCACTAGAGAACTTAATGTGTGCTTGGATATAAACTTCTTGTTTTCGTGGTAGATGTcacaaattcattttcaatatgCCTTgcttttttgttcatttttacaTATTGGATTCATGCTAGTATTGATTCATGTATCTATAAGAGAAGTATTTATCTTTTTAGCTGTTTGTGAATTTGCAGATGGATCTTGAAATTATATAAAGACTTGATTGGAGTATTGAATGGGTAGATCATAACTTTCTTGTTATTCATCTCGGACTCTTCTTACATGAGATAAGTTTAAATAAACTTGAAAGAGATAATATATAGAgaatttaactaaataaattcgGGCATGGAAATGAGTTTAAGAGATTAAAACACATATGAACTTGAGCATCTGGGTTGATTGAGATGATTAGTACTGCGATAAGAGATTGAATGTTCTTGGATTAGAGTCGAATCAAACCCTGCCTCTTTAACCCAATAAAGAGATGGGATTCACATCCCTTCCTGAAATGCATGATGCTCAATTAATCGGCACAA
Coding sequences within it:
- the LOC133669175 gene encoding probable aspartic proteinase GIP1 is translated as MAMPKLEAPLLFLSFFFFFFLALTPSRAETFGPPLVSPIQKDASTLQYIITAYLQSPQETKLLLDLGASYIWINCDDYNSSSYRHIPCTTLLDEFVGCFACLMNCRDSNPNCGDSVCVLKPENPFQPSFSGNEQYAPALVDYFSMLTLDNTGSIGGPSSSSPFTFIFSCGYKENLEGLARGVTGSAGLGRSSISIPVQASAIFHYPRYFALCLSGSKTRPGAAFIGTKGPYKFGRRIDLSKPLAYTPLLLNPVGKYSYPDLKKPSSEYFIGVTSIKVNGKAVALNQSLLAIDSGNGSGGTKLSTVVPYTQLETSIYKAVTEAFVKAAASSPFNLTTTKPVQPFSVCYPASNVRSTRAGPTVPAIDLVMHRNDVVWKILGSNSMVRVGADVWCLGFVDAGVRPKTSVFAGDPSIVIGGHQMEDNFLQFDLESMRLGFSSSVLSRGTSCASFRFAAKTG